The proteins below come from a single Acidobacteriota bacterium genomic window:
- a CDS encoding thioredoxin family protein, producing MSTPKKTPHPHFDDRGALSWHTKLADALAEAKETGKFVFIEFGRFACGSCFALVETVLPQPPIAAVLNEHFVCVASDCDHPEPEVMHIGRQHMPHARSLPFVLYLDSTGNFLYGTTGGRSAEAFKADLDHVLQKKN from the coding sequence ATGTCCACACCTAAAAAAACTCCTCACCCGCATTTTGATGATCGTGGAGCGCTGAGCTGGCACACCAAACTGGCTGATGCCCTGGCGGAAGCCAAAGAAACTGGAAAGTTTGTGTTTATTGAGTTTGGCCGCTTTGCCTGTGGCAGTTGTTTTGCCCTGGTTGAAACAGTGCTTCCTCAGCCACCAATTGCGGCGGTGCTCAATGAACACTTTGTCTGTGTGGCGTCAGATTGTGACCATCCCGAGCCGGAAGTGATGCACATTGGACGGCAGCACATGCCGCACGCCCGGTCGCTCCCGTTTGTGCTCTATCTGGATTCAACCGGGAATTTTCTCTATGGCACCACAGGTGGTCGTTCAGCCGAAGCCTTCAAAGCCGATCTCGATCACGTGTTGCAGAAAAAGAATTGA
- a CDS encoding FAD-binding oxidoreductase → MSSFKSLSITGWGRYPVVTSEVYRPERVREVSAILADLHDKALIARGYGRSYGDASLNSGKRVMVSERLNRILAFDDQTGLLTCEAGVQLKDILDVFVPRGWFLPVTPGTKFPSLGGSFACDVHGKNHHRDGSISRHTHEIELMLASGDIVRCTPAENSELFWATAGGMGLTGILLTVTIQLQRIESAYISVDFRKTRDLAETMDLCESEDDRYHYAVCWIDCLASGKSIGRSVLMHGEHARRDQVPAKFAKDPLRLHKKTALTIPMDFPGWAINPLSVKLFNFGYYHKHPQNKMGVITDYDTYFYPLDFVLEWNRIYGRRGFLQYQCVFPLETSRQGMFKVLEILSQQQIASFLAVLKRFGPQEGLLSFPMPGYTLALDIPISNQRMFDTLKQLDELVVAEGGRIYLGKDARMSAAHLAKMYPKLDEWKRIKHQVDPDGIFSSDLSRRVGLCGVRRLDAAFEQGRIL, encoded by the coding sequence ATGTCTTCTTTCAAATCGCTTTCGATCACCGGTTGGGGACGCTACCCGGTGGTAACTTCTGAAGTCTATCGGCCAGAGCGAGTTCGTGAAGTCTCAGCTATTCTGGCGGACCTGCACGACAAAGCCCTGATTGCACGGGGCTATGGTCGGAGCTATGGCGATGCCTCGCTCAATTCCGGGAAACGTGTGATGGTGAGTGAGCGCCTCAACCGAATACTTGCCTTTGACGATCAAACCGGATTGCTCACATGTGAAGCCGGGGTACAATTGAAAGACATTCTGGACGTTTTTGTACCACGCGGCTGGTTTTTACCTGTCACGCCGGGAACAAAATTTCCAAGCCTTGGTGGCTCGTTTGCCTGTGATGTGCACGGGAAAAACCATCACCGGGACGGCTCGATTTCGCGCCATACCCACGAAATCGAACTGATGCTGGCATCGGGTGACATTGTGCGCTGCACGCCGGCTGAAAACAGCGAGTTGTTTTGGGCCACGGCTGGCGGAATGGGGCTGACGGGAATCCTGTTAACCGTGACTATCCAACTGCAGCGGATTGAATCAGCTTATATCAGCGTTGATTTTCGCAAGACTCGTGATTTGGCGGAAACCATGGACCTCTGCGAATCCGAAGACGACCGGTATCACTATGCAGTGTGCTGGATTGACTGTCTCGCGTCGGGGAAATCCATTGGGCGCAGCGTCCTGATGCACGGTGAACACGCTCGACGTGACCAGGTACCGGCGAAATTTGCGAAAGATCCACTCCGACTGCACAAAAAAACAGCCTTAACCATCCCGATGGATTTTCCCGGCTGGGCAATCAATCCGCTTTCAGTTAAGTTGTTCAATTTCGGCTATTACCACAAACATCCGCAGAATAAGATGGGTGTCATTACTGACTACGATACCTATTTTTACCCGCTGGATTTTGTTCTGGAATGGAATCGGATTTATGGCCGACGGGGTTTCCTGCAATATCAATGCGTTTTTCCACTCGAAACCAGCCGCCAGGGAATGTTTAAGGTGCTTGAAATTTTGAGCCAGCAGCAAATCGCTTCGTTTCTGGCCGTGCTCAAACGCTTTGGCCCCCAGGAAGGCTTGCTCTCGTTTCCCATGCCAGGCTACACGCTGGCGCTTGATATTCCAATCAGCAATCAGCGCATGTTTGACACCCTCAAACAGCTTGATGAACTGGTGGTGGCTGAAGGCGGGCGTATTTATCTGGGCAAAGATGCCCGGATGTCGGCGGCGCATCTGGCCAAAATGTATCCGAAACTTGACGAATGGAAGCGCATCAAGCATCAGGTAGACCCGGATGGTATTTTTTCATCCGATCTTTCCCGCCGCGTTGGCTTATGTGGAGTGCGGCGGCTTGACGCCGCTTTCGAGCAAGGACGGATACTTTGA
- a CDS encoding SDR family oxidoreductase, which produces MARAVAEELARRGNALDLAGRDLEDMERTAADLAIRYEVQARAISFDALDLKSHISFAQKVLTESGPTLEGVILLFGTMTDQKEAEQDFHQAEMMIAANYTGAASILGYFANAFEARNSGVIVGVSSVAGDRGRQSNYIYGSAKGALSLYLQGLRNRLFHSGVRVITVKPGFVDTAMTYGLKLPPIVAPPGRVARDICKAIDGRADVIYTPFFWRYIMLIIQHIPEFVFKRLKL; this is translated from the coding sequence ATGGCACGGGCTGTCGCTGAGGAACTGGCGCGCCGTGGAAATGCTCTCGATCTGGCTGGGCGTGATTTGGAGGACATGGAGCGAACCGCCGCTGATCTTGCGATCCGGTATGAGGTTCAAGCGAGGGCTATTTCATTTGACGCTCTGGATCTAAAATCCCATATATCTTTTGCTCAGAAGGTTCTGACTGAATCTGGCCCGACTCTGGAAGGGGTGATCCTGCTCTTTGGTACAATGACTGACCAAAAGGAAGCTGAACAGGATTTTCACCAGGCGGAAATGATGATTGCGGCAAATTATACTGGGGCGGCTTCAATTCTTGGGTATTTTGCCAATGCGTTCGAAGCCCGCAACTCAGGGGTGATTGTCGGGGTGTCATCCGTGGCCGGAGATCGTGGTCGCCAGAGCAATTACATCTATGGATCAGCCAAAGGCGCCTTGAGTCTGTATTTGCAGGGGTTGCGCAACCGGCTCTTTCACAGTGGTGTCCGCGTGATTACGGTGAAGCCGGGATTTGTTGACACTGCCATGACATACGGGTTAAAGCTCCCGCCAATTGTGGCGCCGCCGGGTCGGGTGGCCCGTGATATTTGCAAGGCGATTGATGGCCGGGCGGATGTGATCTACACGCCATTTTTCTGGCGCTACATCATGCTCATCATTCAGCACATTCCAGAATTTGTCTTTAAGCGATTAAAATTGTGA